The following coding sequences lie in one Tichowtungia aerotolerans genomic window:
- a CDS encoding Na/Pi cotransporter family protein — MDVGLFVKIVADVIGGLGIFLLGMKHMSEGLQAVSGDRLRKMIGAVTNNRIMGVIVGLLVTCLVQSSSVTTVMVVGFVNSGIMTLMQAIGVIFGANIGTTITGWILVLKIGKWGLPMLGIAAFFFLFSKKDHLRYIGMAIMGVGMVFFGLELMKNGFKPLRGLDEFNAWFHTFQATSYLGIIKCALVGCILTMIVQSSSATLGITIGLASTGVIEFQTAAALVMGENIGTTITAWLASLGTTTAAKRAAYAHVLFNVFGTCWFVALFPLAIHFLSGLIQTKTGFNPLEIGIESMDETKFGQIITAGIALTHTTFNVTNVVLFTPFAGLLAKLVTKLVPEKETKEVSHLTYLDVRMLDTPALGIVQSQKQLDFMAESIEKMMDQTRECFSTEESRALESKIFHREEILDNVQKEIFLFLSNMVSGQVPHSITAKANKQMRLADEYESLSDYIVNVLKAVKKMEHNNLQLDEPALEKLLVLHDRVAAYIIQVNKYMKDDSAELLPWATTEGGAIVKLMKDLRSKHLTRLQNEEVSPYFSLAYTDMLNFYRRMKDHALNIAEVVAGEK, encoded by the coding sequence ATGGACGTTGGACTGTTTGTGAAGATTGTCGCGGATGTAATCGGCGGACTCGGGATATTCCTCCTTGGAATGAAACATATGTCCGAAGGGCTTCAGGCAGTTTCGGGCGACCGGCTGAGAAAAATGATCGGTGCGGTCACCAACAATCGGATTATGGGCGTCATTGTCGGACTGCTGGTTACATGTCTTGTTCAGTCCAGTTCCGTGACGACCGTCATGGTTGTTGGTTTTGTCAACTCGGGCATCATGACCCTGATGCAGGCCATCGGTGTTATTTTCGGTGCCAACATCGGAACGACGATCACCGGCTGGATTCTTGTGCTTAAAATCGGGAAATGGGGGCTTCCAATGCTTGGAATTGCCGCCTTTTTCTTCCTGTTCTCGAAAAAAGACCACCTTCGTTACATCGGAATGGCGATCATGGGGGTGGGAATGGTTTTCTTCGGACTCGAACTGATGAAAAACGGTTTCAAACCGCTGCGCGGACTTGATGAATTCAACGCATGGTTTCATACTTTTCAGGCGACGTCCTATCTTGGAATCATTAAATGCGCGCTGGTCGGCTGCATCCTGACGATGATCGTTCAGTCCTCTTCTGCGACACTCGGGATTACAATTGGGCTCGCCTCTACCGGAGTCATTGAGTTCCAGACCGCGGCCGCCCTTGTGATGGGCGAAAACATCGGCACGACCATTACCGCGTGGCTGGCATCGCTCGGCACAACCACGGCCGCCAAACGAGCCGCTTATGCCCATGTGCTCTTCAATGTCTTTGGAACCTGCTGGTTTGTCGCCCTGTTCCCCCTTGCTATTCACTTTCTGTCCGGTCTGATTCAAACCAAAACCGGTTTTAATCCGTTGGAAATCGGTATTGAATCCATGGACGAGACTAAATTCGGGCAAATCATCACCGCAGGAATTGCTCTGACTCACACAACCTTCAATGTGACAAATGTTGTGCTCTTTACTCCGTTTGCCGGGCTGCTGGCAAAGCTGGTTACCAAGCTGGTTCCCGAAAAAGAAACCAAGGAGGTCAGCCATCTTACCTATCTGGACGTACGAATGCTGGATACCCCGGCGCTGGGAATCGTGCAGTCTCAAAAACAACTCGATTTTATGGCAGAGAGTATTGAGAAGATGATGGATCAGACACGCGAGTGCTTCTCAACAGAAGAGTCCCGCGCCCTTGAGAGTAAAATTTTCCATCGCGAAGAAATTCTGGATAATGTCCAGAAGGAGATTTTCCTGTTCCTCAGCAATATGGTTTCCGGTCAGGTTCCGCACAGCATTACCGCAAAAGCCAACAAGCAAATGCGTCTTGCCGATGAATACGAATCCCTCAGCGATTATATCGTCAACGTTCTTAAAGCCGTCAAAAAGATGGAACACAACAATTTGCAGCTGGACGAACCGGCACTGGAAAAACTGCTGGTCCTTCACGATCGCGTCGCCGCATACATCATTCAGGTGAACAAATACATGAAAGATGACAGCGCCGAACTGCTGCCCTGGGCCACAACAGAGGGGGGGGCGATTGTTAAACTGATGAAAGATCTTCGATCCAAGCACCTGACCCGCCTGCAAAACGAAGAAGTCTCGCCCTACTTCAGCCTGGCCTACACTGATATGCTGAATTTCTATCGCCGCATGAAAGACCATGCTCTCAACATCGCGGAAGTCGTTGCCGGCGAGAAGTAA
- a CDS encoding cation:proton antiporter domain-containing protein, which translates to MGLLTIIGLCIFCGVIGAWIFQKLHIPQVVGYIVIGVLIGESGLRLVDHADILALRPFNLFALGLIGFLVGGELHGSIFKKYGKQFTAILLGEGLAAFFMVGTASTLIVQMICHDWVLSLAAGTIFGAIASATDPASTIDVLWEYRTAGVLTSAIVAIVALDDALAMTLYGIGTSAAQMLTSGEGALGTEMTRVFIELFGAVALGLLAGFCLNLILRFLPQKDRRLGLALGVILLTISAAVIFKMDVILATMSIGILLTNIAPRRSKELFAIVRSFSSPIYILFFVLVGARLGIRDMPLWLWWLVAAYVIMRSLGKWIGSYWGGRLSRAEPVVSRYMGLTLFAQGGVAVGLSIMASQHLNDIAVTDTMSLGDMIVFTVTATTLVVQLVGPPCTRAAVRAAKEIDRNITEEDVIAELTVGDVMNPDVQPIPEDLPLSIVLQRFTDNDALVYPVVSTEGRILGVLTFESLKELLGDSGSWQWLVASDVMQPVEEKTRQPAKLAEVLDDMNRMQIEALPVTRGDGTDSAVGVLDLRYARRRIREELIHRTSAA; encoded by the coding sequence ATGGGACTCTTAACCATTATTGGACTTTGTATTTTCTGCGGCGTCATCGGCGCCTGGATTTTTCAGAAACTTCATATCCCGCAGGTGGTCGGTTACATCGTCATCGGGGTGTTGATCGGTGAAAGCGGGCTTCGCCTGGTCGATCATGCCGATATTCTTGCACTGCGTCCGTTCAACCTGTTTGCGCTGGGGTTAATAGGTTTTTTGGTCGGCGGAGAGCTGCACGGCTCCATCTTCAAAAAATACGGAAAACAGTTTACCGCGATTTTGCTGGGGGAAGGGCTCGCTGCGTTTTTTATGGTCGGCACAGCATCGACTCTTATTGTTCAGATGATTTGCCACGACTGGGTTCTTTCATTGGCCGCAGGCACCATTTTCGGGGCGATTGCATCTGCAACCGACCCGGCATCTACGATTGATGTGCTGTGGGAATACCGGACTGCCGGCGTACTCACCTCCGCCATCGTCGCCATTGTCGCGCTCGACGATGCGCTGGCCATGACACTTTATGGAATCGGAACCAGCGCCGCTCAAATGCTGACATCAGGGGAGGGGGCTCTGGGGACCGAAATGACCCGGGTCTTCATTGAACTGTTCGGTGCGGTGGCCCTGGGTCTTCTGGCCGGATTCTGCCTGAACCTGATTCTCCGGTTTCTTCCGCAAAAAGACCGTCGTCTCGGGCTGGCGCTCGGAGTGATTCTGCTTACCATCAGTGCTGCGGTGATCTTTAAAATGGACGTTATCCTTGCCACCATGTCCATCGGAATCCTGCTCACAAATATTGCGCCGCGCCGCAGTAAAGAGCTCTTCGCAATTGTTCGTTCCTTTTCTTCTCCGATTTATATCCTGTTCTTTGTGCTGGTCGGTGCGCGGCTCGGTATCCGTGATATGCCTTTGTGGCTCTGGTGGCTGGTGGCGGCCTATGTCATCATGCGCAGCCTCGGAAAATGGATTGGATCGTATTGGGGCGGACGATTGTCCAGGGCGGAGCCGGTGGTCAGCCGCTATATGGGCCTGACTCTGTTCGCGCAGGGAGGTGTGGCGGTCGGTCTGTCCATTATGGCTTCGCAGCACCTGAATGACATTGCCGTTACCGACACCATGTCTCTGGGGGATATGATCGTCTTCACCGTTACGGCGACCACTCTGGTGGTGCAGCTGGTCGGGCCGCCATGCACGCGCGCTGCGGTGCGCGCTGCCAAAGAAATTGACCGCAATATCACTGAAGAAGATGTGATTGCCGAATTGACGGTCGGCGATGTGATGAATCCGGATGTGCAGCCGATTCCGGAAGATCTGCCTTTGTCCATCGTGCTTCAGCGTTTCACCGATAACGACGCGCTGGTGTACCCGGTGGTTTCCACCGAAGGTCGTATTCTGGGTGTGCTCACCTTTGAATCTCTTAAAGAACTGCTCGGCGATTCCGGCAGCTGGCAATGGCTGGTCGCCAGCGATGTGATGCAGCCGGTTGAAGAAAAAACAAGGCAACCCGCCAAGCTGGCTGAGGTGCTTGATGACATGAACCGTATGCAGATTGAAGCGCTGCCGGTGACTCGCGGTGACGGCACTGACTCTGCCGTCGGCGTGCTTGATCTTCGCTACGCCCGCCGCCGTATTCGCGAAGAGCTTATTCATCGCACCTCAGCGGCTTGA
- a CDS encoding PTS sugar transporter subunit IIA, whose product MNHEIMTIEEVAEYLRVSERTVYDWAQKGQLPGGKLGTTWRFKRVDIEKWVNRQLGTPPSSPSAQGEDLLSKLLSPERVIFLEGNKKENALKTLCAALATSPSVPNEQELSAAIFRREELMSTGIGFGVGVPHVRLEGVEDLVMALGIAREPLIDYVSLDDIPVQIICMVAAEKSQHPQYIRALSAISSRLKDESIRQKLIASTDAVSAFNLFTGKAL is encoded by the coding sequence ATGAATCATGAGATTATGACGATTGAAGAGGTTGCCGAGTATCTTCGGGTTTCCGAACGTACCGTTTATGACTGGGCCCAGAAAGGGCAGCTCCCTGGCGGGAAACTGGGAACAACGTGGCGTTTTAAACGGGTGGATATTGAAAAATGGGTTAATCGTCAATTGGGTACTCCTCCATCCTCGCCCTCTGCTCAGGGAGAAGACCTGCTTTCTAAGCTGCTTTCTCCGGAACGTGTGATTTTCCTGGAAGGAAACAAAAAAGAAAACGCTCTGAAAACACTTTGCGCAGCATTGGCCACTTCGCCCTCCGTTCCTAATGAACAGGAACTTTCTGCGGCCATCTTTCGTCGGGAGGAGCTGATGAGTACCGGGATCGGTTTTGGAGTGGGAGTGCCTCACGTCCGGCTTGAGGGTGTGGAAGATCTGGTGATGGCACTGGGAATTGCCCGCGAACCGCTGATTGATTATGTTTCTCTCGATGATATTCCGGTTCAGATTATCTGCATGGTGGCTGCAGAAAAGTCTCAACATCCTCAGTACATTCGTGCGCTGTCGGCCATCAGTTCCCGGTTGAAAGATGAATCGATCCGTCAGAAGCTGATTGCTTCCACAGATGCGGTTTCAGCATTTAATCTGTTTACAGGAAAGGCTCTCTAG
- a CDS encoding M48 family metallopeptidase: MNGYLIFILALLIFNWLLSLIVETLNVRNVSTEIPEEFQGIYDEEKYAKSQHYLKDNTRFGQIQAGIMLPLTIAFILFGGFRWVSDLAQSISGHMILQGLVFGGILMLIGQIAGLPFSIYSTFVIEEKYGFNKTTAKTFVMDLFKGLLLAVLIGTPIFALVLWIFDTVPMAWLWAWAALSIIQLFILFIAPVMILPLFNKFTPLEDGELRARIEEFADAQKYKLSGIFKIDGSKRSTKSNAYFTGFGKTKRIALFDTLIENHSVGELVGVLAHEIGHCKRGHIKKSILISLISSLLMFFILSLFISKQGLYSAFGLENTPLYAGLIFFGFLYAPISMILSLLGNILSRKHEFEADAFAAETTKKPGDLIAALKKLSVDNLSNLTPHPLKVFLEYSHPPVLERIKALKTFES; encoded by the coding sequence ATGAACGGTTACCTGATCTTTATCCTCGCACTTCTGATCTTCAACTGGCTGCTTTCGCTGATTGTTGAAACACTCAATGTCCGCAATGTTTCCACCGAGATCCCGGAAGAATTCCAAGGCATCTATGATGAAGAAAAATACGCAAAATCGCAGCACTATCTGAAAGACAACACACGTTTCGGACAAATCCAGGCCGGGATTATGCTGCCGCTCACGATCGCCTTCATTCTGTTCGGCGGATTCCGCTGGGTGAGTGATCTGGCGCAGTCCATTTCTGGACACATGATTCTGCAAGGGCTCGTTTTCGGCGGCATTTTAATGCTGATCGGCCAGATTGCAGGACTGCCTTTCAGTATCTACAGCACCTTCGTCATCGAAGAAAAATACGGATTCAATAAAACCACGGCGAAAACCTTTGTGATGGACCTCTTCAAAGGATTGCTTCTTGCAGTTCTGATCGGAACCCCCATCTTTGCGCTGGTTCTCTGGATCTTTGATACGGTTCCCATGGCATGGCTGTGGGCATGGGCGGCACTGTCCATCATCCAGCTCTTTATCCTTTTCATCGCACCGGTCATGATTCTGCCATTGTTCAACAAATTCACGCCGCTCGAGGACGGGGAACTGCGTGCCCGTATCGAAGAATTTGCAGATGCTCAGAAATACAAACTGAGTGGAATCTTTAAAATCGACGGCTCCAAGCGGTCCACAAAATCCAACGCCTACTTCACCGGTTTCGGCAAAACCAAACGAATTGCCTTGTTTGACACGCTGATCGAAAACCATTCCGTCGGCGAACTGGTTGGAGTTCTCGCCCATGAAATCGGTCACTGCAAGCGCGGTCACATCAAAAAGAGTATCCTCATTTCGCTGATCTCCTCGCTGCTCATGTTTTTCATCCTGTCTCTGTTTATCAGCAAACAGGGACTTTACAGCGCCTTTGGTCTCGAAAACACCCCGCTCTACGCCGGGCTCATTTTCTTTGGATTCCTTTACGCCCCAATCAGCATGATCCTCAGCCTGCTCGGCAATATTCTGTCCCGCAAACACGAATTCGAGGCCGATGCCTTCGCCGCCGAGACCACAAAAAAACCGGGCGACCTGATTGCTGCGCTAAAAAAACTGTCCGTCGACAATCTCAGCAACCTGACCCCTCACCCGCTCAAAGTTTTCCTCGAATATTCACACCCGCCGGTTCTTGAACGGATCAAAGCATTGAAGACGTTCGAATCATAG
- a CDS encoding NFACT RNA binding domain-containing protein, translating to MKKMPRQPEVWKYDLGDGWEALAGKTDADNDVLSLKTARPNDLWFHVHGMPGSHVILQGPDGLKPDNSIVKAAASIAAWHSKARNAGTVPVSCTESKHVSKPRRAKPGTVTIRKEKTVKVRPGLPC from the coding sequence ATGAAAAAAATGCCGCGGCAACCTGAAGTTTGGAAATATGATTTGGGCGATGGCTGGGAGGCGCTGGCCGGCAAGACGGATGCCGACAACGACGTGCTCAGCCTCAAAACCGCCCGGCCCAATGACCTGTGGTTTCATGTTCACGGTATGCCCGGCAGTCATGTGATTCTTCAGGGGCCTGACGGACTGAAGCCCGATAATTCTATTGTCAAAGCGGCGGCTTCCATTGCTGCCTGGCACAGCAAAGCCCGTAATGCCGGGACGGTTCCTGTTTCCTGCACGGAATCTAAACATGTCTCCAAGCCGCGCAGAGCAAAGCCGGGAACGGTGACCATTCGCAAAGAAAAAACGGTTAAAGTTCGTCCTGGACTGCCCTGTTGA
- the argF gene encoding ornithine carbamoyltransferase yields the protein MKHLISLKDWSSEDIFGVLDLAAKVKAAPEQFADALKRKTLLMIFEKPSLRTRISFETGMFQLGGHGIYYDMSTSPMGGGKETIEDSIKVISRMCDIVMARLFKHSDILEMAEHASVPVINALTDNSHPCQILADLQTIREKKGDLKGLTLAYLGDGFNNVTHSLMFGCVKTGMNVRVGSPVGHMPDDRVTEDCQQIAAESGSNLLVTNDASEAVAGADVVYTDSWMSYHIPKEEEEERIKVFTPYQVTAETMALAAEHAIFMNCLPALRGCEQTAEVIDGPQSVVFDEAENRLHAQKAVMLRLCGAA from the coding sequence ATGAAACATTTAATCTCTCTCAAGGACTGGAGCTCGGAAGATATCTTCGGAGTGCTGGATCTGGCCGCTAAAGTGAAAGCCGCTCCGGAACAGTTTGCCGATGCGCTGAAACGCAAAACACTGCTGATGATTTTTGAAAAGCCGAGCCTTCGTACCCGCATCTCGTTTGAAACGGGGATGTTCCAGCTCGGCGGACACGGCATTTATTATGATATGAGCACGTCCCCCATGGGCGGCGGAAAAGAGACGATCGAGGATTCGATCAAAGTGATCAGCCGCATGTGCGACATCGTAATGGCGCGTCTGTTTAAGCACAGCGATATTCTGGAAATGGCAGAGCACGCTTCCGTCCCGGTCATCAATGCGCTGACCGACAACTCGCATCCGTGTCAGATTCTGGCTGACCTTCAAACCATTCGGGAGAAGAAGGGCGATCTGAAAGGGCTGACGCTCGCATACCTGGGCGACGGGTTTAACAACGTGACCCATTCGCTGATGTTTGGATGCGTAAAAACCGGCATGAACGTGCGTGTCGGCTCTCCGGTCGGCCACATGCCTGATGACAGAGTGACCGAAGACTGCCAGCAAATCGCTGCCGAATCCGGATCGAACCTGCTGGTGACAAACGATGCCTCAGAAGCGGTAGCCGGCGCCGATGTGGTCTACACCGACTCATGGATGAGCTACCACATTCCAAAAGAGGAAGAAGAAGAGCGCATCAAAGTGTTTACGCCGTATCAGGTGACGGCTGAAACAATGGCACTGGCGGCCGAACATGCTATCTTCATGAACTGCCTGCCGGCGCTGCGCGGTTGCGAGCAGACTGCCGAAGTAATCGACGGTCCTCAGTCTGTGGTCTTCGACGAAGCTGAAAACCGCCTGCACGCCCAGAAAGCCGTTATGCTGAGACTTTGCGGTGCGGCCTGA
- the miaB gene encoding tRNA (N6-isopentenyl adenosine(37)-C2)-methylthiotransferase MiaB: protein MTGTYHIWTIGCQMNEADSRHLASQFEALGFVETPKAVDADIAVLNTCVVRQQPEDKAVRKLTALGGVKKNRPGMIIALMGCMVGTREAEDLAERFPFVDVFAAPSQTDMLVDTILQNDAYQHLSKAQIELADYRLPAVNRDKAVTAFVPVTLGCSHVCSYCVIPHRRGPDRSRKPDEVLSEVRALAEQGIKEVNLLGQIVDRYGFDLEEGINLAWLLREVAEIDGILRVRFLTSHPAYMDEELIRTVAETEKVCPYIEIPFQAGSDRILESMRRGYTQQEYRDIVSNIRKYMPEAAINTDVIVGYPTETEEDFQETMKLAEDLRLDMHHIAKYSPRPRTLSSRMEDDVSPDEKESRRVRLDDLVTKINAEKSAELLGQTVEVLVEEFQEKKNRWRGRTPHNKLVFFESKEDCLGQLVNVKINWTGPFSLIGTIA, encoded by the coding sequence ATGACCGGAACATATCATATTTGGACAATTGGCTGTCAGATGAACGAGGCGGACAGCCGGCATCTCGCATCGCAGTTTGAGGCGCTGGGGTTTGTGGAGACACCGAAGGCTGTAGATGCCGATATCGCGGTGCTGAACACCTGCGTGGTTCGTCAGCAGCCGGAGGACAAAGCGGTTCGAAAACTGACTGCACTCGGCGGCGTGAAGAAAAACCGGCCCGGTATGATTATTGCCTTGATGGGGTGCATGGTTGGCACGCGCGAGGCGGAGGATCTCGCGGAACGGTTTCCATTTGTGGATGTGTTTGCCGCGCCGTCACAGACCGACATGCTGGTGGACACCATTCTGCAGAACGATGCCTATCAGCATTTGAGCAAGGCGCAGATCGAGCTGGCGGATTACCGGCTGCCGGCCGTGAATCGCGATAAAGCTGTGACCGCATTTGTTCCGGTGACGCTCGGCTGTTCGCACGTTTGTTCTTATTGTGTGATTCCGCATCGCCGCGGCCCGGATCGCAGCCGCAAACCTGACGAAGTGCTGAGCGAGGTTCGAGCGCTAGCGGAGCAGGGGATCAAAGAGGTGAATCTGCTCGGTCAGATCGTCGACCGTTACGGATTTGATCTGGAAGAAGGAATCAATCTGGCTTGGCTTCTCCGGGAGGTTGCCGAAATTGACGGGATTCTGCGCGTCCGCTTTTTGACCAGCCATCCCGCCTATATGGATGAAGAGCTGATTCGCACCGTGGCTGAAACGGAAAAGGTCTGCCCGTATATTGAAATTCCTTTCCAGGCGGGGAGTGACCGCATTCTGGAATCGATGCGGCGCGGCTACACGCAGCAGGAATATCGCGATATTGTTTCCAATATTCGGAAATACATGCCTGAGGCAGCGATCAACACCGATGTGATCGTCGGTTATCCGACCGAAACCGAAGAGGATTTCCAGGAGACGATGAAGCTGGCGGAGGATCTTCGTCTGGACATGCACCATATTGCCAAATATTCGCCGCGCCCACGTACGCTTTCGTCCAGAATGGAAGATGATGTTTCGCCGGACGAAAAAGAAAGCCGCCGTGTTCGGCTCGATGACCTGGTAACGAAAATCAATGCCGAGAAGTCGGCGGAGCTGCTTGGGCAGACGGTCGAAGTTCTGGTTGAGGAATTTCAGGAAAAGAAGAATCGATGGCGCGGTCGCACGCCGCACAACAAGCTGGTCTTTTTTGAATCGAAAGAGGACTGCCTGGGTCAGCTGGTGAATGTGAAAATCAACTGGACCGGTCCGTTTTCTCTGATTGGGACGATTGCGTAG
- a CDS encoding Na/Pi cotransporter family protein: MKFMSEGMQAVAGSRLRKMISAVTDHRIMACCIGTLITGIVQSSSVTTVMVVGFVNSGFMTLMQAIGVILGANIGTTVTAWIIALKISKYGLPILGIAVFFFLFSKKERIRYTAMALLGVGMVFFGLQTMGGAFKTPEVKAYLTQLFSVMDATTMAGVLKCAFFGCIATMIVQSSSATIGVTIVLAQGEIIGFDTAAALVLGLNIGTTITAWFASLGTSTNAKRAAYAHIIFNVIGTLWLIPVFFIYTKGIETIFVYLEDFFAKTQEGWDSITAKIALVHTGFNLINTVIFLPLMGPLARLVEKMIPEKKANEISRLTYFDMRMLDTPSLAIVQSRKQVKFMADSVEKMIGWLGQIISSDEQLDELERKLFHYEGILDNVQKEIVVFLGEMITGQVPHDVMEEARREMRMADEYESLSDYIANVLKGFIKLRNNQLPLSDEAKLELTSLHSLTSEYIQRINKAEQIDDTGILSQAETDGNLITRQMKDFRSQHLIRLSEERVPALKSLVYTDMLNNYRRMKDHALNIAEVIAGEK, from the coding sequence ATGAAGTTCATGTCTGAAGGAATGCAGGCGGTTGCCGGCAGCCGCCTGAGAAAAATGATCAGTGCGGTCACCGACCATCGTATCATGGCCTGCTGCATCGGTACGCTGATCACCGGCATTGTTCAGTCCAGCTCTGTAACAACCGTAATGGTGGTCGGCTTTGTAAACAGCGGCTTCATGACCCTGATGCAGGCCATCGGCGTTATTCTCGGCGCCAACATCGGCACCACGGTTACCGCATGGATCATCGCGCTCAAAATCAGCAAGTACGGCCTTCCAATTCTTGGAATCGCCGTTTTTTTCTTTCTGTTCTCCAAAAAAGAACGAATCCGCTATACCGCGATGGCGCTGCTCGGCGTAGGCATGGTTTTCTTTGGACTCCAGACCATGGGCGGCGCCTTCAAAACCCCGGAAGTAAAAGCATATCTGACGCAGCTCTTTTCTGTGATGGATGCCACCACGATGGCTGGAGTGCTTAAATGCGCGTTTTTCGGGTGCATTGCCACGATGATTGTCCAATCCTCCTCGGCCACCATCGGGGTCACGATTGTGCTCGCGCAGGGCGAAATCATCGGATTCGATACCGCCGCTGCGCTGGTCCTCGGCCTGAACATCGGCACAACCATTACCGCATGGTTTGCATCTCTCGGGACATCCACCAACGCCAAACGCGCCGCCTACGCCCACATTATCTTCAATGTAATCGGAACATTATGGCTGATCCCCGTTTTCTTCATCTACACAAAGGGGATCGAAACAATTTTTGTTTATCTGGAGGATTTCTTCGCAAAAACACAGGAAGGCTGGGACAGCATCACCGCCAAGATCGCCTTGGTTCATACCGGCTTCAACCTGATCAATACCGTTATTTTTCTTCCGCTGATGGGGCCGCTGGCGAGACTGGTGGAAAAGATGATCCCCGAGAAAAAGGCTAATGAAATCAGCCGCCTTACCTATTTCGATATGCGGATGCTGGACACCCCGTCTCTGGCGATCGTCCAGTCCAGGAAACAGGTTAAATTCATGGCAGACAGTGTCGAGAAAATGATCGGCTGGCTCGGCCAAATCATCTCATCCGATGAACAGCTCGATGAGCTCGAACGCAAACTGTTTCACTATGAAGGTATCCTGGATAACGTTCAGAAAGAAATCGTCGTTTTTCTGGGCGAAATGATCACCGGACAGGTTCCTCACGATGTCATGGAGGAGGCTCGCCGTGAGATGCGCATGGCCGATGAATATGAAAGTCTCAGCGACTACATTGCCAACGTACTGAAGGGCTTCATTAAACTGCGCAACAACCAGCTGCCGCTCTCTGACGAAGCCAAGCTGGAGCTGACCAGTCTGCATTCGCTCACCTCAGAATACATCCAGCGTATCAATAAAGCCGAGCAAATCGATGATACCGGTATTCTCAGTCAGGCTGAAACCGACGGCAACCTGATCACCCGCCAGATGAAAGACTTCCGGAGCCAGCACCTGATACGTCTCAGCGAAGAACGGGTCCCCGCCCTCAAAAGCCTGGTCTATACAGATATGCTCAACAACTACCGCCGCATGAAAGACCATGCACTCAACATTGCCGAAGTGATCGCCGGCGAGAAATAG
- a CDS encoding putative porin, with translation MKRIWITGAAVALTVSAVWAEDPTLAELQAQLKELSAKIEKLERQQASPAAPAPSADLTARIEKLENGPKIPEWVTNTKIKGDLRYRYENTEVDGSNSADRQRARARIGAYGSVNDYIDYGIRFATGKDSATSANETLGDEFLKDDAYFDLYYVDIHPEQFKGAHVILGKMKKPWLKGSGLIWDGDTNPEGIAVKYDKKFEDTTLFASAGSFVVSDNKGDDAQLWSGQAAVEQSIDSIKFLGGASLYHVQNGDVSGLSAGQNLTAQFNIVEGFGSISAKPCGLPVKVHGQYAVNTEAVANDDTAYLVGVVLGKAKAPGSWEIGYNWRDTGRDAVIDAFNDSDFAGGDTGSYGHQVKAKYQISENFQAAGTYFNTVNGDGADEDMVQLDLNFNF, from the coding sequence ATGAAGAGAATATGGATAACTGGAGCAGCTGTTGCGTTGACAGTTTCAGCCGTCTGGGCTGAAGACCCGACACTGGCTGAACTGCAGGCCCAGTTGAAAGAACTGTCTGCAAAAATTGAAAAACTGGAACGGCAGCAGGCGTCCCCGGCAGCGCCGGCTCCGTCAGCCGACCTGACCGCCCGGATTGAAAAGCTGGAAAACGGACCGAAAATTCCGGAGTGGGTCACCAACACCAAGATCAAAGGTGACCTTCGTTACCGTTATGAAAACACGGAAGTTGATGGATCAAACTCGGCTGACCGCCAGCGTGCCCGGGCCCGGATCGGCGCCTACGGCTCCGTCAACGATTACATTGATTATGGGATCCGTTTTGCCACCGGAAAAGACAGCGCAACCTCCGCGAATGAAACGCTGGGAGACGAGTTTCTCAAAGACGACGCCTACTTTGACCTCTACTACGTTGATATTCATCCGGAGCAGTTCAAGGGTGCCCATGTGATTTTGGGGAAAATGAAAAAACCATGGCTGAAAGGCAGCGGCCTGATCTGGGACGGCGACACCAACCCGGAAGGAATCGCGGTCAAATACGATAAGAAATTTGAAGACACAACATTGTTCGCCAGTGCCGGGTCCTTCGTGGTTTCAGACAATAAAGGTGATGATGCACAGCTCTGGAGCGGCCAGGCCGCTGTTGAACAATCCATCGACAGCATAAAATTTCTGGGAGGAGCCAGCCTCTATCACGTTCAGAACGGTGATGTCAGCGGATTATCTGCCGGTCAGAACCTGACCGCACAGTTTAACATCGTGGAAGGCTTTGGCTCCATCAGCGCCAAACCGTGCGGTCTTCCGGTGAAAGTGCATGGCCAGTACGCCGTAAATACCGAAGCTGTCGCCAATGACGACACCGCTTATCTGGTCGGTGTGGTCCTGGGAAAAGCCAAAGCTCCCGGAAGCTGGGAGATCGGTTATAACTGGCGCGACACCGGTCGTGATGCTGTCATCGATGCATTCAACGATTCCGATTTTGCCGGTGGCGATACCGGTTCCTACGGACATCAGGTTAAAGCGAAATACCAGATTTCCGAAAACTTCCAGGCCGCCGGAACCTACTTCAACACCGTCAATGGCGACGGCGCCGATGAAGATATGGTGCAGCTCGACCTGAACTTCAATTTTTAG